A section of the Lutra lutra chromosome 3, mLutLut1.2, whole genome shotgun sequence genome encodes:
- the PER2 gene encoding period circadian protein homolog 2 isoform X3 — MAGAGGGRGASSHVFHYVTAAAALRGTGCCPRRLWGGRTDARTDARTGGDAAREQSAKADAHKELIKTLNELKVHLPVDKKAKGKASTLATLKYALRSVKQVKANEEYYQLLMSSENHPCSANVPSYTIEEIECVTSEFIVKNVGMFAAAVSLVTGKILYISDQVASIFHCKRDTFYGARFVEFLAPHDVSVFHASTTPYKLPPWSMCSGADSFTQECMEEKSFFCRVSVGKTHENEIDYHPFRMTPYLVKVRDPQGTGGQLCCVLLAERVHSGYEAPRIPPEKRIFTTTHTPNCLFQDVDERAVPLLGYLPQDLIETPMLLQLHPSDRPLMLTIHKKIVQSGGQPFDYSPIRFRARNGEYVTLDTSWSSFINPWSRKISFIIGRHRVRVGPLNEDVFSAQSPVEEKDPPPRIQGLTEQIHRLLLQPVPHSGSSGYGSLGSNGSHEHLMSQTSSSDSNGHEDSCHRRTEICKNNGNIKNKSHPGESGEQKEKSATETPSSSSAQMKAVPVEQDSSGTSLPTGGSPEELGCRNPPAGSYQQISCLDGVIRYLESCSEAATLKRKCEFPVNVATQKASDKRQAVASPGLPSAETASSSKVNSHAGVSAHLPSLTLPSKAESIVSLTSQCSYSSTIVHVGDKKLQPELELVEDAMSGPESLDGRPCILGAEKEPLRTLGLTKEVLAAHTQKEEQSFLLKFKEMRKLTIFQSRCHYYLQEKSKGQLSERTAPGLRNASGIDSSWKKTGKNRKLKSKRAKPRDSSESTGSGGPAPHRPPLMGLNATAWSPWDTSQSSCPTTPFPASVPAYPLPVFPAPGIMPTPGMVASAPLAPQASFAVPAVPMDTQHEFAIQHPPFAVPLTPVMALVLPNYSFPSVTPSLPQAFFPGQPNFLSEMIPASQPELPGRTSPHKAPCTCPLAERGLAASRAATPMSPPSASGPPGRASPPLFQSRGSSPLQLNLLQLEEVPEGSTVASGTAGPAGTAGTAGAGPDCRPSTSWDRQPKALPIREEPADARNSDALSTSSGLLDLLLHEDLCSATGSALSGSGASATSDSLGSGSLGCATSRSGAGSSDTGHTSKYFGSVDSSEKNHTAKAKADMEESEQFIKYVLQDPVWLLMADTDDSVMMTYQMPSRNLETVLKEDREKLRAMQKSQPHFTEGQRQELLDVHPWLRGGRLPAALDLTECVYCGNKGQDNICPTYEEDTPPLGLSEATDAKEEENGVPLSHRSEERT, encoded by the exons ATGGCGGGAGCCGGGGGCGGGCGCGGCGCGAGCAGTCACGTTTTCCACTATGTGACAGCGGCGGCTGCGCTGCGGGGTACGGGCTGCTGTCCGCGGCGGCTGTGGGGTGGACGGACGGACGCGCGGACGGACGCGCGGACCGGCGGGGACGCGGCTCG CGAGCAGTCCGCCAAAGCAGACGCGCACAAGGAGCtgataaaaacattaaatgagcTGAAGGTCCACCTGCCGGTAGACAAGAAGGCCAAGGGGAAAGCCAGCACGCTGGCCACCTTGAAGTACGCACTAAGGAGCGTGAAGCAGGTGAAAG CCAATGAGGAGTATTACCAGCTGCTCATGTCCAGTGAGAACCACCCCTGCAGTGCCAACGTGCCCTCCTACACCATAGAAGAGATTGAGTGTGTCACCTCCGAGTTCATTGTGAAGAACGTG GGTATGTTTGCTGCGGCCGTGTCCCTGGTCACTGGGAAGATCCTGTACATCTCTGACCAAGTTGCCTCCATCTTCCACTGTAAAAGGGACACCTTCTATGGCGCCAGGTTCGTGGAGTTCCTGGCGCCTCATGACGTGAGCGTGTTCCATGCCTCCACCACGCCTTACAAGCTCCCGCCCTGGAGCATGTGTAGCGGAGCAG attcgTTTACTCAAGAATGCATGGAGGAGAAATCATTCTTCTGCCGCGTCAG CGTTGGGAAAACCCATGAGAACGAGATTGACTACCACCCGTTCCGCATGACGCCTTACCTGGTCAAGGTGCGGGACCCGCAGGGCACCGGGGGCCAGCTGTGCTGCGTGCTGCTGGCTGAGAGAGTACACTCGGGCTACGAAG CCCCTAGAATTCCTcctgaaaagagaatttttacGACCACACATACACCAAATTGTCTGTTCCAGGATGTGGACGAAAG GGCGGTTCCCCTCCTGGGCTACCTACCTCAGGACCTGATTGAGACCCCCATGCTCCTGCAACTTCACCCGAGTGACCGGCCTTTGATGCTCACCATCCATAAAAAGA TTGTACAATCCGGTGGGCAGCCCTTCGACTATTCTCCCATTCGGTTCCGTGCCCGGAACGGCGAGTACGTCACTCTGGACACCAGCTGGTCCAGCTTCATCAACCCGTGGAGCAGGAAGATCTCCTTCATCATCGGCAGACACAGAGTCAGGGT GGGCCCTTTGAATGAGGACGTGTTCTCAGCTCAGTCTCCAGTGGAGGAGAAGGACCCACCCCCCCGCATTCAGGGGCTCACAGAGCAGATCCACCGGCTGCTGCTCCAG CCGGTCCCCCATAGCGGCTCCAGCGGCTATGGGAGCCTGGGCAGCAACGGGTCCCACGAACATCTCATGAGCCAGACCTCATCCAGTGACAGCAATGGTCACGAGGACTCCTGCCACAGGAGGACC gaaatttgtaaaaataatggcaacatcaaaaacaaaagtcATCCTGGGGAATCtggggaacaaaaggaaaaatctgcCACAG AGACTCCGAGTAGTTCCTCTGCTCAGATGAAAGCTGTCCCCGTGGAACAGGACAGCTCTGGTACTAGCCTGCCCACGGGCGGCTCTCCCGAGGAGCTGGGCTGCAGGAACCCGCCCGCTGGCTCCTACCAGCAGATCAGCTGCCTGGACGGCGTCATCAG ATACCTGGAGAGCTGCAGTGAGGCGGCCACCCTCAAGAGGAAGTGTGAGTTCCCAGTGAACGTGGCGACGCAGAAGGCCAGCGATAAGCGACAGGCAGTGGCCAGCCCCGGGCTGCCTTCCGCAG AGACAGCGTCATCCTCCAAGGTGAACAGCCACGCAGGGGTCAGCGCACACCTGCCATCGCTGACGCTGCCCAGCAAGGCGGAGAGCATTGTGTCCCTCACCAGCCAGTGCAGCTACAGCAGCACCATCGTGCACGTGGGCGACAAGAAGCTGCAGCCTGAGCTCG AGCTGGTGGAAGATGCCATGAGCGGACCTGAGTCTCTGGACGGACGGCCATGCATCCTGGGCGCGGAGAAGGAGCCCCTCAGGACACTGGGCCTCACCAAGGAAGTGCTGGCCGCCCACACCCAGAAGGAGGAACAGAGCTTCCTGCTCAAGTTCAAGGAGATGCGGAAACTCACTATCTTCCAGTCTCGCTGCCATTATTACTTACAGGAAAAGTCCAAGGGGCAGCTAAGTGAGAGAA CTGCACCAGGACTAAGAAATGCTTCTGGAATAGATTCATCTTGGAAAAAAACTGGGAAGAACAGAAAACTGAAGTCCAAACGGGCCAAGCCTCGAGACTCTTCTGAGAGCACTGGGTCTGGGGGCCCTGCACCCCACCGGCCCCCACTGATGGGCCTGAATGCCACAGCCTGGTCACCGTGGGACACGTCCCAGTCCAGCTGCCCCACGACGCCCTTCCCTGCCTCGGTGCCTGCTTatcccctgcctgtgtttccaGCCCCAGGAATCATGCCCACACCAGGGATGGTGGCGTCAGCACCCCTGGCTCCCCAGGCCAGCTTCGCGGTGCCCGCCGTGCCCATGGACACCCAGCATGAGTTTGCCATCCAGCACCCGCCGTTCGCTGTCCCCTTGACCCCAGTCATGGCATTGGTGTTACCCAACTATTCCTTCCCTTCAGTGACCCCCAGCCTGCCCCAGGCCTTCTTCCCAGGCCAGCCTAACTTTCTGTCCGAGATGATCCCTGCCTCGCAGCCTGAGCTCCCCGGCCGGACCTCACCCCACAAAGCGCCATGCACATGTCCTCTGGCAGAGCGTGGGCTGGCAGCTTCTCGTGCAGCCACCCCCATGTCCCCACCGTCTGCCTCTGGGCCCCCAGGCAGAGCCTCCCCTCCGCTCTTCCAGTCCCGAGGGAGCTCGCCTCTGCAGCTCAACTTGCTGCAGCTGGAGGAGGTCCCTGAGGGCAGCACCGTGGCCTCAGGAACGGCAGGACCCGCAGGGACAGCGGGGACAGCGGGTGCGGGGCCCGACTGCAGACCTTCCACATCCTGGGACCGGCAGCCGAAGGCCTTGCCAATC CGTGAGGAACCTGCAGATGCCCGGAACAGTGATGCCCTCTCCACATCCAGTGGCCTGCTCGACCTCTTGCTGCACGAGGACCTGTGCTCGGCCACAGGGTCAGCCCTATCTGGGAGTGGAGCCTCTGCTACATCCGACTCCCTGGGCTCAGGCTCACTGGGCTGTGCTACATCCAGAAGTGGAGCAG gCAGCAGTGACACAGGTCACACCAGCAAGTATTTTGGAAGCGTTGACTCTTCGGAGAAGAACCACACAGCGAAAGCGAAGGCAGATATGGAAGAAAGTGAGCAGTTCATCAAGTATGTCCTGCAGGACCCCGTCTGGCTGCTGATGGCCGACACGGACGACAGCGTCATGATGACCTACCAGATGCCTTCCCG
- the PER2 gene encoding period circadian protein homolog 2 isoform X2, giving the protein MGLHCRANMNGYAEYPPSPGPSAREPEDPEPRGAQLQEDVHMRSGSSGNETEENCSLGQDCQGSQELGMLVGPPSAPPGPNTFDLMMAKSEHSTSASGCSEQSAKADAHKELIKTLNELKVHLPVDKKAKGKASTLATLKYALRSVKQVKANEEYYQLLMSSENHPCSANVPSYTIEEIECVTSEFIVKNVGMFAAAVSLVTGKILYISDQVASIFHCKRDTFYGARFVEFLAPHDVSVFHASTTPYKLPPWSMCSGADSFTQECMEEKSFFCRVSVGKTHENEIDYHPFRMTPYLVKVRDPQGTGGQLCCVLLAERVHSGYEAPRIPPEKRIFTTTHTPNCLFQDVDERAVPLLGYLPQDLIETPMLLQLHPSDRPLMLTIHKKIVQSGGQPFDYSPIRFRARNGEYVTLDTSWSSFINPWSRKISFIIGRHRVRVGPLNEDVFSAQSPVEEKDPPPRIQGLTEQIHRLLLQPVPHSGSSGYGSLGSNGSHEHLMSQTSSSDSNGHEDSCHRRTEICKNNGNIKNKSHPGESGEQKEKSATETPSSSSAQMKAVPVEQDSSGTSLPTGGSPEELGCRNPPAGSYQQISCLDGVIRYLESCSEAATLKRKCEFPVNVATQKASDKRQAVASPGLPSAETASSSKVNSHAGVSAHLPSLTLPSKAESIVSLTSQCSYSSTIVHVGDKKLQPELELVEDAMSGPESLDGRPCILGAEKEPLRTLGLTKEVLAAHTQKEEQSFLLKFKEMRKLTIFQSRCHYYLQEKSKGQLSERTAPGLRNASGIDSSWKKTGKNRKLKSKRAKPRDSSESTGSGGPAPHRPPLMGLNATAWSPWDTSQSSCPTTPFPASVPAYPLPVFPAPGIMPTPGMVASAPLAPQASFAVPAVPMDTQHEFAIQHPPFAVPLTPVMALVLPNYSFPSVTPSLPQAFFPGQPNFLSEMIPASQPELPGRTSPHKAPCTCPLAERGLAASRAATPMSPPSASGPPGRASPPLFQSRGSSPLQLNLLQLEEVPEGSTVASGTAGPAGTAGTAGAGPDCRPSTSWDRQPKALPIREEPADARNSDALSTSSGLLDLLLHEDLCSATGSALSGSGASATSDSLGSGSLGCATSRSGAGSSDTGHTSKYFGSVDSSEKNHTAKAKADMEESEQFIKYVLQDPVWLLMADTDDSVMMTYQMPSRNLETVLKEDREKLRAMQKSQPHFTEGQRQELLDVHPWLRGGRLPAALDLTECVYCGNKGQDNICPTYEEDTPPLGLSEATDAKEEENGVPLSHRSEERT; this is encoded by the exons ATGgga cttcaCTGCAGAGCCAACATGAACGGATATGCCGAGTACCCCCCAAGCCCCGGTCCCTCTGCCCGGGAGCCAGAGGACCCTGAGCCCCGCGGAGCCCAGCTCCAGGAAGATGTGCACATGCGCAGTGGCTCCAGCGGGAATGAAACTGAGGAGAACTGTTCCCTGGGGCAGGACTGCCAGGGCAGCCAGGAGCTGGGGATGCTGGTGGGGCCGCCCAGCGCCCCCCCAGG TCCCAATACCTTCGACCTCATGATGGCAAAGTCCGAACACAGCACGTCTGCAAGTGGCTGCAG CGAGCAGTCCGCCAAAGCAGACGCGCACAAGGAGCtgataaaaacattaaatgagcTGAAGGTCCACCTGCCGGTAGACAAGAAGGCCAAGGGGAAAGCCAGCACGCTGGCCACCTTGAAGTACGCACTAAGGAGCGTGAAGCAGGTGAAAG CCAATGAGGAGTATTACCAGCTGCTCATGTCCAGTGAGAACCACCCCTGCAGTGCCAACGTGCCCTCCTACACCATAGAAGAGATTGAGTGTGTCACCTCCGAGTTCATTGTGAAGAACGTG GGTATGTTTGCTGCGGCCGTGTCCCTGGTCACTGGGAAGATCCTGTACATCTCTGACCAAGTTGCCTCCATCTTCCACTGTAAAAGGGACACCTTCTATGGCGCCAGGTTCGTGGAGTTCCTGGCGCCTCATGACGTGAGCGTGTTCCATGCCTCCACCACGCCTTACAAGCTCCCGCCCTGGAGCATGTGTAGCGGAGCAG attcgTTTACTCAAGAATGCATGGAGGAGAAATCATTCTTCTGCCGCGTCAG CGTTGGGAAAACCCATGAGAACGAGATTGACTACCACCCGTTCCGCATGACGCCTTACCTGGTCAAGGTGCGGGACCCGCAGGGCACCGGGGGCCAGCTGTGCTGCGTGCTGCTGGCTGAGAGAGTACACTCGGGCTACGAAG CCCCTAGAATTCCTcctgaaaagagaatttttacGACCACACATACACCAAATTGTCTGTTCCAGGATGTGGACGAAAG GGCGGTTCCCCTCCTGGGCTACCTACCTCAGGACCTGATTGAGACCCCCATGCTCCTGCAACTTCACCCGAGTGACCGGCCTTTGATGCTCACCATCCATAAAAAGA TTGTACAATCCGGTGGGCAGCCCTTCGACTATTCTCCCATTCGGTTCCGTGCCCGGAACGGCGAGTACGTCACTCTGGACACCAGCTGGTCCAGCTTCATCAACCCGTGGAGCAGGAAGATCTCCTTCATCATCGGCAGACACAGAGTCAGGGT GGGCCCTTTGAATGAGGACGTGTTCTCAGCTCAGTCTCCAGTGGAGGAGAAGGACCCACCCCCCCGCATTCAGGGGCTCACAGAGCAGATCCACCGGCTGCTGCTCCAG CCGGTCCCCCATAGCGGCTCCAGCGGCTATGGGAGCCTGGGCAGCAACGGGTCCCACGAACATCTCATGAGCCAGACCTCATCCAGTGACAGCAATGGTCACGAGGACTCCTGCCACAGGAGGACC gaaatttgtaaaaataatggcaacatcaaaaacaaaagtcATCCTGGGGAATCtggggaacaaaaggaaaaatctgcCACAG AGACTCCGAGTAGTTCCTCTGCTCAGATGAAAGCTGTCCCCGTGGAACAGGACAGCTCTGGTACTAGCCTGCCCACGGGCGGCTCTCCCGAGGAGCTGGGCTGCAGGAACCCGCCCGCTGGCTCCTACCAGCAGATCAGCTGCCTGGACGGCGTCATCAG ATACCTGGAGAGCTGCAGTGAGGCGGCCACCCTCAAGAGGAAGTGTGAGTTCCCAGTGAACGTGGCGACGCAGAAGGCCAGCGATAAGCGACAGGCAGTGGCCAGCCCCGGGCTGCCTTCCGCAG AGACAGCGTCATCCTCCAAGGTGAACAGCCACGCAGGGGTCAGCGCACACCTGCCATCGCTGACGCTGCCCAGCAAGGCGGAGAGCATTGTGTCCCTCACCAGCCAGTGCAGCTACAGCAGCACCATCGTGCACGTGGGCGACAAGAAGCTGCAGCCTGAGCTCG AGCTGGTGGAAGATGCCATGAGCGGACCTGAGTCTCTGGACGGACGGCCATGCATCCTGGGCGCGGAGAAGGAGCCCCTCAGGACACTGGGCCTCACCAAGGAAGTGCTGGCCGCCCACACCCAGAAGGAGGAACAGAGCTTCCTGCTCAAGTTCAAGGAGATGCGGAAACTCACTATCTTCCAGTCTCGCTGCCATTATTACTTACAGGAAAAGTCCAAGGGGCAGCTAAGTGAGAGAA CTGCACCAGGACTAAGAAATGCTTCTGGAATAGATTCATCTTGGAAAAAAACTGGGAAGAACAGAAAACTGAAGTCCAAACGGGCCAAGCCTCGAGACTCTTCTGAGAGCACTGGGTCTGGGGGCCCTGCACCCCACCGGCCCCCACTGATGGGCCTGAATGCCACAGCCTGGTCACCGTGGGACACGTCCCAGTCCAGCTGCCCCACGACGCCCTTCCCTGCCTCGGTGCCTGCTTatcccctgcctgtgtttccaGCCCCAGGAATCATGCCCACACCAGGGATGGTGGCGTCAGCACCCCTGGCTCCCCAGGCCAGCTTCGCGGTGCCCGCCGTGCCCATGGACACCCAGCATGAGTTTGCCATCCAGCACCCGCCGTTCGCTGTCCCCTTGACCCCAGTCATGGCATTGGTGTTACCCAACTATTCCTTCCCTTCAGTGACCCCCAGCCTGCCCCAGGCCTTCTTCCCAGGCCAGCCTAACTTTCTGTCCGAGATGATCCCTGCCTCGCAGCCTGAGCTCCCCGGCCGGACCTCACCCCACAAAGCGCCATGCACATGTCCTCTGGCAGAGCGTGGGCTGGCAGCTTCTCGTGCAGCCACCCCCATGTCCCCACCGTCTGCCTCTGGGCCCCCAGGCAGAGCCTCCCCTCCGCTCTTCCAGTCCCGAGGGAGCTCGCCTCTGCAGCTCAACTTGCTGCAGCTGGAGGAGGTCCCTGAGGGCAGCACCGTGGCCTCAGGAACGGCAGGACCCGCAGGGACAGCGGGGACAGCGGGTGCGGGGCCCGACTGCAGACCTTCCACATCCTGGGACCGGCAGCCGAAGGCCTTGCCAATC CGTGAGGAACCTGCAGATGCCCGGAACAGTGATGCCCTCTCCACATCCAGTGGCCTGCTCGACCTCTTGCTGCACGAGGACCTGTGCTCGGCCACAGGGTCAGCCCTATCTGGGAGTGGAGCCTCTGCTACATCCGACTCCCTGGGCTCAGGCTCACTGGGCTGTGCTACATCCAGAAGTGGAGCAG gCAGCAGTGACACAGGTCACACCAGCAAGTATTTTGGAAGCGTTGACTCTTCGGAGAAGAACCACACAGCGAAAGCGAAGGCAGATATGGAAGAAAGTGAGCAGTTCATCAAGTATGTCCTGCAGGACCCCGTCTGGCTGCTGATGGCCGACACGGACGACAGCGTCATGATGACCTACCAGATGCCTTCCCG
- the PER2 gene encoding period circadian protein homolog 2 isoform X4: MNGYAEYPPSPGPSAREPEDPEPRGAQLQEDVHMRSGSSGNETEENCSLGQDCQGSQELGMLVGPPSAPPGPNTFDLMMAKSEHSTSASGCSEQSAKADAHKELIKTLNELKVHLPVDKKAKGKASTLATLKYALRSVKQVKANEEYYQLLMSSENHPCSANVPSYTIEEIECVTSEFIVKNVGMFAAAVSLVTGKILYISDQVASIFHCKRDTFYGARFVEFLAPHDVSVFHASTTPYKLPPWSMCSGADSFTQECMEEKSFFCRVSVGKTHENEIDYHPFRMTPYLVKVRDPQGTGGQLCCVLLAERVHSGYEAPRIPPEKRIFTTTHTPNCLFQDVDERAVPLLGYLPQDLIETPMLLQLHPSDRPLMLTIHKKIVQSGGQPFDYSPIRFRARNGEYVTLDTSWSSFINPWSRKISFIIGRHRVRVGPLNEDVFSAQSPVEEKDPPPRIQGLTEQIHRLLLQPVPHSGSSGYGSLGSNGSHEHLMSQTSSSDSNGHEDSCHRRTEICKNNGNIKNKSHPGESGEQKEKSATETPSSSSAQMKAVPVEQDSSGTSLPTGGSPEELGCRNPPAGSYQQISCLDGVIRYLESCSEAATLKRKCEFPVNVATQKASDKRQAVASPGLPSAETASSSKVNSHAGVSAHLPSLTLPSKAESIVSLTSQCSYSSTIVHVGDKKLQPELELVEDAMSGPESLDGRPCILGAEKEPLRTLGLTKEVLAAHTQKEEQSFLLKFKEMRKLTIFQSRCHYYLQEKSKGQLSERTAPGLRNASGIDSSWKKTGKNRKLKSKRAKPRDSSESTGSGGPAPHRPPLMGLNATAWSPWDTSQSSCPTTPFPASVPAYPLPVFPAPGIMPTPGMVASAPLAPQASFAVPAVPMDTQHEFAIQHPPFAVPLTPVMALVLPNYSFPSVTPSLPQAFFPGQPNFLSEMIPASQPELPGRTSPHKAPCTCPLAERGLAASRAATPMSPPSASGPPGRASPPLFQSRGSSPLQLNLLQLEEVPEGSTVASGTAGPAGTAGTAGAGPDCRPSTSWDRQPKALPIREEPADARNSDALSTSSGLLDLLLHEDLCSATGSALSGSGASATSDSLGSGSLGCATSRSGAGSSDTGHTSKYFGSVDSSEKNHTAKAKADMEESEQFIKYVLQDPVWLLMADTDDSVMMTYQMPSRNLETVLKEDREKLRAMQKSQPHFTEGQRQELLDVHPWLRGGRLPAALDLTECVYCGNKGQDNICPTYEEDTPPLGLSEATDAKEEENGVPLSHRSEERT; this comes from the exons ATGAACGGATATGCCGAGTACCCCCCAAGCCCCGGTCCCTCTGCCCGGGAGCCAGAGGACCCTGAGCCCCGCGGAGCCCAGCTCCAGGAAGATGTGCACATGCGCAGTGGCTCCAGCGGGAATGAAACTGAGGAGAACTGTTCCCTGGGGCAGGACTGCCAGGGCAGCCAGGAGCTGGGGATGCTGGTGGGGCCGCCCAGCGCCCCCCCAGG TCCCAATACCTTCGACCTCATGATGGCAAAGTCCGAACACAGCACGTCTGCAAGTGGCTGCAG CGAGCAGTCCGCCAAAGCAGACGCGCACAAGGAGCtgataaaaacattaaatgagcTGAAGGTCCACCTGCCGGTAGACAAGAAGGCCAAGGGGAAAGCCAGCACGCTGGCCACCTTGAAGTACGCACTAAGGAGCGTGAAGCAGGTGAAAG CCAATGAGGAGTATTACCAGCTGCTCATGTCCAGTGAGAACCACCCCTGCAGTGCCAACGTGCCCTCCTACACCATAGAAGAGATTGAGTGTGTCACCTCCGAGTTCATTGTGAAGAACGTG GGTATGTTTGCTGCGGCCGTGTCCCTGGTCACTGGGAAGATCCTGTACATCTCTGACCAAGTTGCCTCCATCTTCCACTGTAAAAGGGACACCTTCTATGGCGCCAGGTTCGTGGAGTTCCTGGCGCCTCATGACGTGAGCGTGTTCCATGCCTCCACCACGCCTTACAAGCTCCCGCCCTGGAGCATGTGTAGCGGAGCAG attcgTTTACTCAAGAATGCATGGAGGAGAAATCATTCTTCTGCCGCGTCAG CGTTGGGAAAACCCATGAGAACGAGATTGACTACCACCCGTTCCGCATGACGCCTTACCTGGTCAAGGTGCGGGACCCGCAGGGCACCGGGGGCCAGCTGTGCTGCGTGCTGCTGGCTGAGAGAGTACACTCGGGCTACGAAG CCCCTAGAATTCCTcctgaaaagagaatttttacGACCACACATACACCAAATTGTCTGTTCCAGGATGTGGACGAAAG GGCGGTTCCCCTCCTGGGCTACCTACCTCAGGACCTGATTGAGACCCCCATGCTCCTGCAACTTCACCCGAGTGACCGGCCTTTGATGCTCACCATCCATAAAAAGA TTGTACAATCCGGTGGGCAGCCCTTCGACTATTCTCCCATTCGGTTCCGTGCCCGGAACGGCGAGTACGTCACTCTGGACACCAGCTGGTCCAGCTTCATCAACCCGTGGAGCAGGAAGATCTCCTTCATCATCGGCAGACACAGAGTCAGGGT GGGCCCTTTGAATGAGGACGTGTTCTCAGCTCAGTCTCCAGTGGAGGAGAAGGACCCACCCCCCCGCATTCAGGGGCTCACAGAGCAGATCCACCGGCTGCTGCTCCAG CCGGTCCCCCATAGCGGCTCCAGCGGCTATGGGAGCCTGGGCAGCAACGGGTCCCACGAACATCTCATGAGCCAGACCTCATCCAGTGACAGCAATGGTCACGAGGACTCCTGCCACAGGAGGACC gaaatttgtaaaaataatggcaacatcaaaaacaaaagtcATCCTGGGGAATCtggggaacaaaaggaaaaatctgcCACAG AGACTCCGAGTAGTTCCTCTGCTCAGATGAAAGCTGTCCCCGTGGAACAGGACAGCTCTGGTACTAGCCTGCCCACGGGCGGCTCTCCCGAGGAGCTGGGCTGCAGGAACCCGCCCGCTGGCTCCTACCAGCAGATCAGCTGCCTGGACGGCGTCATCAG ATACCTGGAGAGCTGCAGTGAGGCGGCCACCCTCAAGAGGAAGTGTGAGTTCCCAGTGAACGTGGCGACGCAGAAGGCCAGCGATAAGCGACAGGCAGTGGCCAGCCCCGGGCTGCCTTCCGCAG AGACAGCGTCATCCTCCAAGGTGAACAGCCACGCAGGGGTCAGCGCACACCTGCCATCGCTGACGCTGCCCAGCAAGGCGGAGAGCATTGTGTCCCTCACCAGCCAGTGCAGCTACAGCAGCACCATCGTGCACGTGGGCGACAAGAAGCTGCAGCCTGAGCTCG AGCTGGTGGAAGATGCCATGAGCGGACCTGAGTCTCTGGACGGACGGCCATGCATCCTGGGCGCGGAGAAGGAGCCCCTCAGGACACTGGGCCTCACCAAGGAAGTGCTGGCCGCCCACACCCAGAAGGAGGAACAGAGCTTCCTGCTCAAGTTCAAGGAGATGCGGAAACTCACTATCTTCCAGTCTCGCTGCCATTATTACTTACAGGAAAAGTCCAAGGGGCAGCTAAGTGAGAGAA CTGCACCAGGACTAAGAAATGCTTCTGGAATAGATTCATCTTGGAAAAAAACTGGGAAGAACAGAAAACTGAAGTCCAAACGGGCCAAGCCTCGAGACTCTTCTGAGAGCACTGGGTCTGGGGGCCCTGCACCCCACCGGCCCCCACTGATGGGCCTGAATGCCACAGCCTGGTCACCGTGGGACACGTCCCAGTCCAGCTGCCCCACGACGCCCTTCCCTGCCTCGGTGCCTGCTTatcccctgcctgtgtttccaGCCCCAGGAATCATGCCCACACCAGGGATGGTGGCGTCAGCACCCCTGGCTCCCCAGGCCAGCTTCGCGGTGCCCGCCGTGCCCATGGACACCCAGCATGAGTTTGCCATCCAGCACCCGCCGTTCGCTGTCCCCTTGACCCCAGTCATGGCATTGGTGTTACCCAACTATTCCTTCCCTTCAGTGACCCCCAGCCTGCCCCAGGCCTTCTTCCCAGGCCAGCCTAACTTTCTGTCCGAGATGATCCCTGCCTCGCAGCCTGAGCTCCCCGGCCGGACCTCACCCCACAAAGCGCCATGCACATGTCCTCTGGCAGAGCGTGGGCTGGCAGCTTCTCGTGCAGCCACCCCCATGTCCCCACCGTCTGCCTCTGGGCCCCCAGGCAGAGCCTCCCCTCCGCTCTTCCAGTCCCGAGGGAGCTCGCCTCTGCAGCTCAACTTGCTGCAGCTGGAGGAGGTCCCTGAGGGCAGCACCGTGGCCTCAGGAACGGCAGGACCCGCAGGGACAGCGGGGACAGCGGGTGCGGGGCCCGACTGCAGACCTTCCACATCCTGGGACCGGCAGCCGAAGGCCTTGCCAATC CGTGAGGAACCTGCAGATGCCCGGAACAGTGATGCCCTCTCCACATCCAGTGGCCTGCTCGACCTCTTGCTGCACGAGGACCTGTGCTCGGCCACAGGGTCAGCCCTATCTGGGAGTGGAGCCTCTGCTACATCCGACTCCCTGGGCTCAGGCTCACTGGGCTGTGCTACATCCAGAAGTGGAGCAG gCAGCAGTGACACAGGTCACACCAGCAAGTATTTTGGAAGCGTTGACTCTTCGGAGAAGAACCACACAGCGAAAGCGAAGGCAGATATGGAAGAAAGTGAGCAGTTCATCAAGTATGTCCTGCAGGACCCCGTCTGGCTGCTGATGGCCGACACGGACGACAGCGTCATGATGACCTACCAGATGCCTTCCCG